The Flexibacter flexilis DSM 6793 genome window below encodes:
- the ftsZ gene encoding cell division protein FtsZ: MKEKVHSFELPDRHKSIIKVVGVGGGGSNAVNFMYGQGIKDVEFVVCNTDSQALEKSPVPTRLQIGKALTEGLGAGANPTKGRDAAVESEDDIRATIAIDNTKMVFITAGMGGGTGTGAAPVIARVAKEQGLLTVGIVTSPFAFEGPRKRKQAEVGISEMKEYCDTVLVILNDKIREMFGNMSIKEAYAQADMVLTTAARSIAEVITRHAEVNVDFEDVKTVMQNSGTAVLGSAEVSGEDRAIRAAQQALASPLLDNREIRGAQKILLSIISGDSPSMTMDEFAAISEYIQEQAGENADIIYGNSIDPSLGDKISVTVIATGFEDEHSKKVELAKVKDLDTGHIVLPVHRTPPPTPPSAMEEGNKVPTPLPVAPLAQELPVSEPVPLANTVLPPVVVEDNLPKNEPVAPKNEPVVRPETPREVLPLDDNINIQPASRNPYDQGLVQSERERELQRQLFELKAQQRRKEVLGNAGHGQEMPRAWDNEMKQSLDQPAYMRQERKLNNVPNSNQSNVSRYTLGENNDLSSNNKYLSDNVD, translated from the coding sequence ATGAAAGAAAAAGTACACAGCTTCGAATTACCCGACCGCCATAAATCAATTATTAAAGTTGTTGGCGTTGGTGGAGGTGGCAGCAATGCAGTTAATTTTATGTATGGACAAGGCATCAAAGACGTAGAGTTTGTTGTCTGTAATACAGATTCTCAGGCCTTGGAGAAAAGCCCAGTGCCTACACGTTTGCAAATTGGTAAAGCACTTACCGAAGGACTTGGTGCGGGAGCGAATCCAACCAAAGGGCGCGACGCTGCCGTGGAAAGCGAAGACGATATTCGTGCAACTATTGCTATAGATAATACCAAAATGGTTTTCATCACGGCTGGAATGGGTGGCGGTACAGGTACTGGTGCTGCACCTGTTATTGCTCGGGTGGCTAAAGAGCAGGGTTTGCTTACGGTTGGAATTGTAACCTCTCCGTTTGCTTTTGAAGGACCTCGCAAGCGTAAGCAAGCCGAAGTCGGAATTTCGGAAATGAAAGAATACTGTGATACGGTATTGGTCATTTTGAATGATAAAATTCGTGAAATGTTTGGCAATATGTCTATTAAAGAGGCTTATGCTCAGGCAGATATGGTATTGACGACGGCTGCACGCAGTATTGCCGAAGTGATTACGCGTCATGCCGAAGTAAACGTGGATTTTGAAGACGTGAAAACCGTTATGCAAAATTCGGGTACAGCTGTGTTGGGTTCGGCAGAAGTGTCGGGCGAAGATCGCGCTATTCGTGCGGCTCAACAGGCATTAGCTTCTCCTTTGCTGGATAACAGAGAAATTAGAGGAGCGCAAAAAATATTGCTTTCTATTATATCTGGCGATTCTCCATCGATGACGATGGACGAGTTTGCTGCTATTTCTGAATATATACAAGAGCAAGCAGGCGAAAACGCGGATATTATTTATGGTAACTCTATTGATCCTAGCCTTGGGGATAAGATCAGTGTTACTGTTATCGCGACAGGTTTTGAAGACGAGCATAGCAAAAAGGTAGAATTGGCAAAGGTGAAAGATTTGGATACGGGTCATATTGTGCTCCCAGTACATCGTACTCCGCCACCTACTCCGCCATCAGCAATGGAAGAAGGCAATAAAGTGCCTACGCCGTTGCCCGTAGCTCCTCTTGCTCAGGAGTTGCCAGTGTCAGAGCCTGTTCCTTTGGCTAATACCGTATTGCCGCCTGTGGTGGTAGAGGATAATTTGCCTAAAAATGAACCAGTTGCTCCCAAAAATGAGCCTGTGGTAAGACCAGAAACTCCAAGAGAAGTACTTCCCTTGGACGATAACATAAATATTCAGCCTGCCTCTCGTAACCCTTACGATCAGGGTCTTGTACAAAGTGAAAGAGAAAGAGAGTTGCAAAGACAACTTTTTGAACTGAAAGCTCAACAGAGAAGAAAAGAGGTACTTGGTAATGCGGGGCATGGTCAGGAAATGCCAAGAGCTTGGGACAATGAAATGAAACAGAGTTTGGATCAGCCTGCCTATATGCGCCAGGAACGTAAATTAAACAATGTTCCTAATTCAAATCAAAGTAATGTTTCGCGCTATACACTTGGTGAAAACAATGACTTGAGTAGCAATAACAAATACTTGAGTGATAACGTAGATTAG
- a CDS encoding tyrosine-type recombinase/integrase, whose amino-acid sequence MTIYTFHRLEQKNKKGEAPIYAYVILDGEKSGNFALGLVAKPELLGQMQSQINLAKQAITDIHTFLSMSQKSVAANDIKDEYIRRKRGNTIKIVEVNKPAAASQTPSEDICFFDVARRMGKPHFYIQWFEKYAKQHPEFSTKISEIRPLIDNYLSVFQQKNTGTAKVYFGRIKQVILFAIDEGLIVKNPLRGIVVKAKKREKLTYLTQEDLEKIENYAFAPKIKPYAEIFLFACQTGLSLSDCATITQANVVAYGERLYIVARRKKSSSVIRTHLSAKAHGLWQKYQYNFSQYFDAFDAKLYKKQHNLRIQVLMKIIREITGVKKVTFHKARATKAFELLNRGATIDTVSATLGHANTVITQQYYAELSLQTLDNALDKLDN is encoded by the coding sequence ATGACCATCTACACGTTTCATCGGTTGGAACAAAAAAACAAAAAAGGCGAAGCACCTATCTACGCGTACGTGATTCTGGACGGTGAAAAATCAGGTAATTTTGCCCTTGGGCTTGTCGCCAAACCCGAACTACTCGGCCAAATGCAATCACAAATCAATCTGGCCAAGCAAGCCATCACCGACATACACACATTTTTGTCTATGTCTCAAAAATCGGTTGCAGCCAACGACATTAAAGACGAATACATACGTCGCAAACGAGGCAACACAATCAAAATCGTAGAAGTAAACAAGCCTGCGGCCGCTTCGCAAACGCCGTCGGAGGACATTTGTTTTTTTGACGTGGCAAGAAGGATGGGAAAGCCGCATTTTTACATTCAATGGTTTGAAAAATACGCCAAGCAACACCCCGAGTTTTCTACTAAAATCTCGGAAATTAGGCCACTGATAGACAATTATTTGTCTGTATTTCAGCAAAAAAATACGGGCACGGCCAAAGTCTATTTTGGGCGAATCAAACAAGTAATTTTATTTGCAATCGACGAGGGATTAATCGTAAAAAATCCGTTACGCGGCATTGTGGTAAAGGCGAAAAAACGCGAAAAACTCACCTACCTAACACAAGAGGATTTGGAAAAAATCGAAAATTACGCCTTTGCCCCAAAAATCAAACCGTATGCAGAAATATTCTTGTTTGCTTGCCAAACTGGTTTGTCGCTCTCTGATTGTGCAACAATTACGCAGGCTAATGTTGTAGCCTATGGGGAACGCCTGTACATCGTGGCTCGTAGAAAAAAAAGCAGTAGCGTGATTCGCACGCATTTGTCAGCCAAAGCGCATGGGCTTTGGCAAAAATATCAATATAATTTCAGTCAGTATTTTGATGCTTTTGATGCAAAATTGTATAAAAAACAGCATAATCTTAGAATACAAGTTTTAATGAAAATAATTAGAGAAATTACAGGTGTAAAAAAAGTTACGTTTCACAAGGCACGCGCTACAAAAGCATTTGAGCTATTGAATCGGGGCGCAACCATAGACACGGTTTCGGCCACACTTGGCCACGCCAACACCGTAATTACACAGCAGTATTACGCTGAATTATCACTGCAAACGCTTGATAATGCACTGGATAAGTTGGATAATTAG
- a CDS encoding FtsW/RodA/SpoVE family cell cycle protein, whose product MFVEYKKVKAWTDRHAKGDPMIWMVVILLSLLGILVVYSAISSLAYKRMIKGNGGDSSTEYYLVKHSLLVTGGLVLMWFAHKIDYRYYAKLARLALIVSVPLLIYTYFFGSSANNASRWIVIPVINQGFQPSDLAKLALISSVAGMLAKRQHNIDDLKDGVIPVLGWCGVICGCIALTNFSTAIMLFMTCMLLLFIGRVPMRYLAGLVIIGMLVGTVAFFVGQRGRTLVARIERYLDPSEVEPQAEQGFIAIANGGTFGLGPGNSMQKDFLPEAFSDMIYAVIIEEYGMVGGVFVLGLYLLLLYRGMVAAQNSKNAFGGLLSAGLSFSLAIQAMVNMAVAVGLFPITGQTLPLLSMGGTSLLFTGLSFGIILSVSRGEIDESINLPEKPRFANQKK is encoded by the coding sequence ATGTTTGTTGAGTATAAAAAAGTAAAAGCATGGACAGACCGACACGCGAAAGGCGACCCAATGATTTGGATGGTCGTGATATTGCTTTCGTTGTTGGGGATTTTGGTCGTATATAGTGCTATCAGTTCCTTGGCCTACAAGCGCATGATAAAAGGCAACGGAGGCGATAGCAGCACGGAGTATTATCTCGTAAAGCACTCATTATTAGTGACTGGCGGGCTTGTGCTGATGTGGTTTGCACACAAAATAGACTATCGTTATTATGCCAAACTTGCGCGTTTGGCTCTTATTGTTTCTGTGCCTTTGCTGATTTATACCTATTTTTTTGGTTCGAGTGCCAACAATGCGAGCCGTTGGATAGTTATCCCTGTCATTAATCAAGGATTCCAGCCTTCGGATTTGGCCAAATTGGCTTTGATTTCGAGTGTGGCGGGAATGCTTGCCAAACGCCAACATAACATTGACGACCTCAAAGACGGCGTAATTCCTGTACTGGGTTGGTGTGGTGTGATTTGTGGCTGCATTGCCCTGACCAACTTTTCGACGGCCATCATGTTGTTTATGACGTGTATGTTGTTGCTGTTCATTGGTCGCGTGCCAATGCGCTATTTGGCGGGTTTGGTGATTATCGGCATGTTGGTCGGGACGGTGGCATTTTTTGTGGGGCAACGTGGTCGCACGTTGGTGGCACGTATCGAACGCTATCTTGACCCAAGCGAAGTAGAGCCGCAAGCCGAACAAGGATTTATTGCCATTGCCAACGGCGGAACTTTTGGACTCGGGCCGGGCAATAGTATGCAGAAAGATTTTTTGCCCGAAGCTTTTTCGGATATGATTTACGCGGTCATTATCGAAGAATATGGTATGGTGGGCGGTGTTTTTGTTTTGGGGCTGTATCTGCTTTTGCTCTATCGGGGCATGGTGGCCGCCCAAAACAGCAAAAATGCGTTTGGGGGGCTGCTGTCGGCGGGCTTGAGTTTTAGTTTGGCTATTCAGGCCATGGTCAATATGGCCGTAGCCGTGGGGCTTTTCCCGATTACGGGACAGACTTTGCCGCTGTTGAGTATGGGCGGAACCTCGTTGCTCTTCACGGGACTTTCTTTTGGTATCATTTTAAGTGTAAGCAGGGGAGAAATTGACGAGAGTATTAATTTACCCGAAAAACCTCGCTTTGCTAATCAGAAAAAATAA
- the murG gene encoding undecaprenyldiphospho-muramoylpentapeptide beta-N-acetylglucosaminyltransferase produces the protein MRVIISGGGTGGHIYPAIAIANALKAKNPATEILFVGAQGRMEMQKVPAAGYEIIGLDIAGFQRELTLKNLSFPIKVVKSLWAARQIVKDFRPDVAVGVGGYASGPLLWAASGLGVPTLIQEQNSYAGVTNKLLSSKAAKICVAYEGMDKFFPKNKIMFTGNPVRSDIVSVTDKNPEALSFFGLNASAPVLLVIGGSLGARTLNESMEQGLAKLQAAGCQVIWQTGKHFSERAKAAAQAYESVKVFDFINRMDLAYSAADVVVSRAGALSVSELCLVRKPAILVPSPNVAEDHQTKNAMALVSRKAALMVTDAAARQELVGKVLDLLQNTALQQELKQNIATLGRPDAASQIADEVINISK, from the coding sequence ATGCGTGTAATTATTAGCGGCGGAGGCACAGGCGGACATATTTATCCCGCTATCGCTATCGCCAATGCTTTAAAGGCCAAAAATCCTGCTACCGAAATTCTTTTCGTGGGAGCGCAAGGCCGTATGGAAATGCAAAAAGTACCTGCCGCAGGTTACGAAATTATTGGGCTGGATATTGCGGGTTTTCAACGCGAACTCACGCTCAAAAACTTGTCTTTCCCGATAAAAGTCGTAAAGAGTTTGTGGGCGGCTCGCCAAATCGTGAAAGATTTTCGGCCAGATGTAGCCGTTGGCGTGGGCGGTTATGCCAGTGGGCCTTTGTTGTGGGCGGCTTCGGGTTTGGGTGTGCCTACGCTCATTCAGGAGCAAAACTCGTATGCAGGTGTTACTAACAAGTTACTTTCCTCGAAGGCTGCCAAAATTTGTGTGGCTTATGAGGGCATGGATAAATTTTTTCCGAAAAATAAAATCATGTTTACAGGCAATCCTGTGCGCAGCGACATTGTGAGCGTAACGGATAAAAATCCTGAAGCGTTGTCGTTTTTTGGATTAAATGCGTCTGCTCCAGTGCTTTTGGTGATTGGCGGTAGCTTGGGCGCACGCACGCTCAACGAAAGCATGGAACAAGGTTTGGCAAAATTACAAGCGGCGGGCTGTCAGGTGATTTGGCAAACAGGAAAGCATTTTTCCGAACGAGCAAAAGCTGCTGCGCAGGCCTACGAGTCGGTGAAAGTGTTTGATTTTATTAATAGAATGGACTTGGCGTATTCGGCGGCAGACGTAGTGGTTTCGCGTGCGGGTGCGTTGTCGGTGTCGGAGTTGTGCTTGGTGCGCAAACCCGCGATTTTGGTGCCTTCGCCTAACGTGGCAGAAGACCACCAGACCAAAAATGCGATGGCTTTGGTGTCCAGAAAGGCGGCTTTGATGGTAACTGATGCGGCGGCTCGTCAGGAGTTGGTGGGGAAGGTCTTGGATTTGTTACAAAACACTGCTTTGCAACAAGAATTAAAACAAAACATTGCTACACTTGGCCGACCAGATGCTGCAAGCCAAATTGCAGACGAAGTTATTAACATTTCCAAATAA
- a CDS encoding OmpA family protein: MPAYGANQKRKKKNKGYTPPGGSRSLATNPPPPQPVASTKTIMENGIPMIISTEPSPSPVKIRKDLPPPDATLTPDKVKNYRTNGTKPKLVLAPVHFDSGKADVDVGASLQFQEALEYGLLGYHILIEGHTDDVGTAESNLRLSMKRINEIRTMLIHVGIDDNHVSIMPYGESMPLVPNTSEVNRHKNRRVQFLIF, translated from the coding sequence ATGCCCGCTTATGGTGCGAATCAGAAAAGAAAAAAGAAAAATAAAGGCTATACCCCACCTGGAGGCTCTAGAAGTTTGGCCACCAATCCTCCTCCTCCTCAGCCTGTGGCCAGTACTAAAACTATTATGGAAAACGGGATTCCGATGATTATCAGTACAGAGCCAAGCCCCTCGCCTGTCAAAATTCGTAAAGATTTACCCCCACCAGATGCTACGCTAACGCCCGATAAAGTAAAAAATTATAGAACAAATGGAACAAAACCTAAATTAGTACTGGCTCCTGTCCATTTTGATTCGGGCAAAGCAGATGTAGATGTAGGGGCTAGTTTACAATTTCAGGAAGCTTTGGAGTACGGTTTATTAGGCTACCATATTCTAATCGAAGGCCATACTGATGACGTCGGAACGGCAGAATCCAATCTCCGACTTTCGATGAAACGCATCAACGAAATCCGAACAATGCTCATACACGTAGGCATCGACGACAATCACGTTTCCATTATGCCTTACGGCGAAAGTATGCCGCTTGTTCCTAACACTAGCGAAGTCAATCGCCACAAAAACCGTCGCGTACAATTCTTAATATTCTAG
- a CDS encoding ABC transporter substrate-binding protein, producing the protein MNKLYFWLFICWLTSPVVLLAQSPSSITPETRWQQAQALFEQGAYAQTLETLRPLTAISANNTFAPQANYLYSLTLYKQHELKQAQGAVENLLQKFPQWPQITEAYYLAGVIAAERQQWSKALQFWQFAYTDELKTDLNNAKLRLLAPSPTDTLRFLQEKYAADATLAFMLANRLSSSSRDADKLLLDKLQHGFNFSEFKTTVAQENTNNQTFNIAALLPFAHQNTNYKAANRSNQPILDFYIGIKMAIDELASSRNININLMAYDTEKNASKIQSLLALPEVSKADMILGPIYPQGAAEIAAFAQEKQIMLLNPLTSQRQWDSTNQWAYMSEATAETQTKRVAEFSAKNLKGNKVAIIYGVTSKDTMMANLYKKLMEAEGRNIALYRQVGKNSAANLVKFLFQAGIDSTTSHIFVPNDEPLVKIQLMGAMGLLHLKVPIITYDTWLQSTDFTFEEWQRRNTHFIYPTYIDDDNEEVKRFKKKYIEKIKIMPSIRAFQGYDLMMYFGGLFADYGKDFRSKLRTESYRKGILLSGFDYRGGTDNQFVPIFKIEDLNLKLVNQPE; encoded by the coding sequence ATGAATAAACTATACTTTTGGCTATTTATATGTTGGCTTACAAGCCCCGTTGTATTATTGGCACAAAGCCCCAGTTCAATTACGCCAGAAACACGCTGGCAGCAAGCACAGGCATTGTTTGAGCAAGGAGCATACGCCCAGACACTCGAAACACTGCGCCCACTCACTGCCATTTCGGCCAACAACACCTTTGCTCCGCAAGCCAACTACTTGTATTCTCTTACGCTTTACAAACAACACGAACTAAAGCAAGCGCAAGGAGCTGTGGAAAATTTATTGCAGAAATTTCCGCAATGGCCACAAATTACCGAAGCCTATTATTTGGCGGGTGTAATTGCCGCCGAACGCCAACAATGGAGCAAAGCCTTGCAGTTTTGGCAATTTGCTTATACCGATGAGCTAAAAACCGACCTTAACAATGCTAAATTGCGTTTGCTCGCGCCCTCCCCGACCGATACCTTGCGTTTTTTACAAGAAAAATATGCCGCCGATGCGACATTGGCCTTTATGCTGGCCAATCGGCTTTCTTCTTCAAGCCGCGATGCTGACAAATTATTGTTAGACAAACTACAACACGGCTTCAATTTCAGTGAATTTAAAACCACTGTCGCGCAAGAAAACACTAATAATCAAACATTTAATATTGCAGCATTATTGCCATTCGCTCACCAAAATACGAATTACAAAGCAGCGAATCGAAGCAATCAGCCAATTTTGGATTTTTATATTGGGATAAAAATGGCCATAGATGAGTTGGCTAGCAGCCGAAACATTAACATCAATCTGATGGCTTACGATACGGAAAAGAATGCAAGCAAAATCCAGAGCCTTTTGGCCTTGCCAGAGGTGAGCAAAGCCGACATGATATTGGGTCCTATTTATCCGCAAGGAGCAGCCGAAATCGCCGCTTTTGCCCAAGAAAAACAAATCATGTTGCTCAATCCGCTTACCAGCCAACGCCAATGGGATTCTACTAATCAATGGGCTTATATGAGCGAAGCTACCGCCGAAACACAAACCAAACGTGTGGCGGAATTTTCTGCTAAAAACCTGAAAGGCAACAAAGTAGCTATTATTTATGGGGTAACTAGTAAAGATACCATGATGGCCAACTTATACAAAAAACTCATGGAAGCGGAAGGCCGTAACATAGCTCTTTACCGACAAGTAGGTAAAAACAGCGCTGCTAATTTGGTAAAGTTCCTATTTCAGGCAGGTATAGACAGTACCACAAGCCATATTTTTGTACCCAACGACGAACCTTTGGTTAAAATTCAGTTAATGGGAGCAATGGGGCTACTTCACCTTAAAGTTCCAATTATAACCTATGATACATGGTTACAATCCACTGATTTTACGTTTGAGGAATGGCAACGCCGAAATACGCATTTTATCTATCCTACTTACATCGACGATGACAACGAAGAAGTTAAACGTTTCAAGAAAAAGTACATAGAAAAAATAAAAATCATGCCTTCTATACGTGCATTTCAGGGTTATGACTTGATGATGTATTTTGGCGGATTATTTGCGGATTATGGCAAAGACTTTCGTAGCAAATTACGCACAGAATCTTACAGGAAAGGAATTTTATTGTCGGGATTCGATTATAGAGGCGGAACTGATAATCAGTTTGTTCCTATTTTTAAAATTGAAGACCTTAATCTTAAACTCGTGAACCAACCAGAATAA
- the murC gene encoding UDP-N-acetylmuramate--L-alanine ligase codes for MLSVELKNLQNIYFIGIGGIGMSALARWFQRNGFLVSGYDKTPTPLTDQLQSEGIKVHFEDNIKLIDQAILGNPLQTLVVYTPAIPPTHTELTYFKTNAFTLMKRSQVLGLITKGNFTVGVAGTHGKTTTSSMVAHILQYAERGCTAFLGGITQNYGTNLLLSEKPAEDSVVVVEADEFDRSFLTLFPTIAIVTSADPDHLDIYGDKQALQKSFADYIGQIKKNGSLIIKKGLELSYRVQDGVKISHFGQEEGAEYRAVNLRVEKHRSVFDLVAPEGVQIDGIRLQMPGFHNIDNATAAAASALQMGVPAEVIKAALECYKGVKRRFEYVVENDKVVYIDDYAHHPTEIEAFIRSVKTLYQGKKLTVIFQPHLYTRTRDFAEGFAQTLSMADELILLDIYPARELPIEGVNSDMIFAQINCPKKVRCTLSEVLGLLKDWPIEVLATVGAGDIDTLVKPIGDLFTKEC; via the coding sequence ATGTTGTCAGTAGAACTTAAAAACCTTCAGAATATATATTTTATCGGAATTGGGGGGATCGGCATGAGTGCTTTGGCACGCTGGTTTCAGCGTAATGGCTTTTTGGTTTCGGGTTACGACAAAACGCCAACGCCACTGACCGACCAGTTACAAAGCGAAGGAATTAAAGTGCATTTTGAAGACAATATTAAATTGATAGACCAAGCCATTTTGGGCAATCCGTTGCAAACTTTGGTGGTTTATACGCCAGCGATTCCCCCGACGCATACGGAACTGACTTATTTCAAGACCAATGCTTTTACGCTAATGAAGCGTTCGCAAGTGTTGGGCTTGATTACGAAAGGTAATTTTACGGTGGGCGTGGCTGGAACGCACGGCAAAACGACTACGTCGTCGATGGTGGCGCATATTTTGCAGTACGCCGAGCGTGGTTGTACAGCGTTTTTGGGTGGAATTACGCAGAACTACGGCACAAATTTATTATTGAGCGAAAAACCTGCCGAAGATTCGGTGGTAGTGGTGGAAGCCGATGAGTTTGACCGTTCGTTCTTGACGCTTTTCCCGACGATAGCCATTGTTACTTCTGCCGACCCAGACCATTTGGATATTTACGGCGACAAGCAGGCTTTGCAAAAATCGTTTGCCGATTATATTGGCCAAATCAAAAAGAATGGTTCTTTGATTATCAAAAAAGGACTTGAGTTGTCGTATCGCGTGCAAGATGGTGTGAAAATCAGTCATTTTGGACAGGAAGAAGGCGCAGAATATCGTGCTGTAAATTTGCGTGTGGAAAAACACAGATCAGTATTTGACCTTGTTGCGCCTGAAGGTGTACAGATAGATGGGATTCGTTTGCAAATGCCAGGGTTTCATAACATAGATAATGCGACGGCTGCGGCGGCTTCAGCTTTGCAGATGGGTGTGCCTGCGGAAGTGATAAAGGCGGCTTTGGAGTGTTATAAAGGGGTGAAACGCCGCTTTGAGTATGTGGTGGAAAATGATAAAGTAGTTTATATTGATGATTATGCACACCACCCGACAGAGATTGAAGCATTTATTCGGTCTGTAAAAACATTATATCAGGGTAAAAAACTTACAGTGATATTTCAGCCGCATTTATACACACGGACGCGCGATTTTGCGGAAGGTTTTGCACAGACATTGAGCATGGCCGACGAGCTTATCTTGTTGGATATTTATCCCGCGCGTGAATTACCGATAGAAGGGGTTAATTCTGATATGATTTTTGCTCAAATAAATTGTCCTAAAAAGGTGAGATGTACTCTTTCTGAAGTTTTAGGACTTTTGAAAGATTGGCCAATAGAAGTATTGGCAACTGTTGGGGCAGGGGACATAGATACTTTGGTAAAACCAATTGGAGACTTATTCACAAAGGAATGTTAG
- the ftsA gene encoding cell division protein FtsA — MQNDKIVVGLDIGTTKVCAIVGKLNTNGQLEILGVGKSESKGVVNGNVFNIDRTTDAIIAAVKEAEQQSNINIKVVNVGIAGQHVRSLQQHGVYVRPHNDDVISVTDIENLNSNMYRTLVPAGRKIIHVIPQDYLVDSFMRVPDPVGSNGSKIEADFQVVMAEVGAIKNIELSVKRAGLIIDDNGLMLEPIASSMSALTEEEKETGVVLVDIGGGTTDVAVFYKDILRHVAVIPFGGNVITADIKTGCMVLESQAELLKTRFGHALEVEVHENSIISIPGSQNRQPKEVSMRNLASIIEARVVEIIELVHREIIYSGYERSLIGGIVITGGGAQLKNMVQLVELVTGLPTRIGEPTHQIWFKDVHKIKDPMYATAVGLTLAGFQSFDSRVNNYQARYGQEVKNQNVPAPADETASKSEKKPSFWDKLKEKSLKIILDDDINKTDNTDY; from the coding sequence ATGCAAAACGATAAAATTGTAGTCGGCCTTGATATTGGCACAACCAAAGTATGCGCGATCGTCGGCAAACTTAATACAAATGGCCAACTGGAAATTTTAGGTGTCGGCAAATCCGAATCTAAAGGAGTTGTAAATGGCAACGTTTTTAACATTGATAGAACCACTGATGCTATTATTGCAGCAGTGAAGGAGGCTGAGCAACAGTCTAATATCAATATTAAGGTGGTTAATGTGGGGATTGCGGGGCAACACGTCCGTAGTTTGCAACAACATGGTGTATATGTGCGTCCGCACAACGACGATGTTATTTCGGTTACTGATATAGAGAACCTGAACAGCAATATGTATCGGACTCTTGTACCTGCTGGCCGTAAAATTATTCACGTAATACCGCAAGATTATTTGGTGGACTCTTTTATGCGCGTTCCTGACCCTGTGGGCTCGAACGGAAGTAAAATAGAAGCTGATTTTCAGGTAGTAATGGCAGAAGTAGGGGCAATCAAAAACATAGAGTTGAGTGTAAAACGCGCTGGACTTATAATTGATGATAATGGTTTGATGTTAGAACCTATCGCCTCTTCAATGTCGGCACTGACAGAAGAAGAAAAAGAAACGGGTGTTGTTTTGGTGGACATCGGTGGAGGAACAACAGACGTTGCTGTTTTTTATAAAGATATTTTACGCCATGTGGCTGTTATTCCATTTGGTGGCAATGTGATTACTGCTGATATTAAGACGGGTTGCATGGTGCTTGAATCGCAAGCCGAATTGCTCAAAACCCGTTTTGGCCATGCGTTGGAAGTAGAAGTGCATGAAAATAGCATTATTTCTATTCCTGGTTCTCAAAACCGCCAACCGAAGGAGGTATCAATGCGTAATTTAGCAAGCATTATTGAAGCACGTGTTGTGGAAATTATAGAATTAGTTCATCGCGAAATAATTTATTCGGGTTATGAGCGTTCGTTAATTGGCGGTATTGTTATTACAGGCGGTGGGGCGCAACTCAAAAATATGGTACAGTTGGTGGAACTGGTAACAGGTTTGCCGACGCGTATCGGAGAACCAACCCATCAGATTTGGTTTAAAGATGTGCACAAGATTAAAGACCCCATGTATGCTACGGCTGTTGGGCTTACTTTGGCAGGTTTTCAATCCTTTGATTCGCGTGTGAACAACTATCAGGCTCGTTATGGCCAAGAAGTAAAAAATCAGAATGTACCAGCACCTGCCGATGAAACTGCCTCCAAATCAGAAAAAAAACCTTCATTCTGGGATAAATTAAAAGAAAAATCGCTTAAAATTATCCTAGATGACGATATTAATAAAACAGATAATACTGATTATTAA
- a CDS encoding cell division protein FtsQ/DivIB has protein sequence MCRNIEVRIANQLENHFVGENDVLALLSAGQNDMLTGKRYSEINLKRLEKEVKKNKFVNSVQISHDYAGNMLVEVSQAKPVARVLRSKGRDSYLGSMGEILPVSPRYTARVLLLEGAGARRLTTVSLKEDEQGGKIFDLVNFINDDPFWQKMIVHLYIDEYGDIVMYPQMGKQIIDFGKPDDIELKFSKLSTFYKQIVPAKGWNYYSKVILKYNNQIICE, from the coding sequence GTGTGCAGGAATATAGAAGTAAGGATTGCTAATCAGTTGGAAAATCATTTTGTTGGAGAAAACGATGTTTTGGCCTTATTGTCGGCAGGACAAAATGATATGCTAACAGGTAAACGCTATAGTGAGATAAATCTGAAACGTTTAGAAAAAGAGGTAAAAAAGAATAAATTTGTAAACAGTGTACAAATCTCACACGACTATGCAGGGAACATGCTGGTGGAAGTCTCTCAGGCAAAGCCAGTAGCAAGGGTGTTGCGCAGTAAAGGCCGCGATTCGTATTTGGGTAGTATGGGCGAAATATTGCCTGTATCTCCTCGTTATACGGCGCGTGTTTTGTTGTTGGAAGGAGCGGGGGCACGCCGACTCACTACTGTTAGTCTCAAAGAGGATGAGCAAGGAGGGAAGATTTTTGATTTGGTTAATTTTATTAACGACGACCCTTTTTGGCAAAAAATGATAGTGCATCTGTACATAGATGAGTATGGCGACATTGTGATGTATCCGCAAATGGGCAAACAAATCATTGATTTTGGAAAACCCGATGATATAGAATTGAAATTTAGTAAACTGAGTACATTTTATAAGCAAATCGTTCCTGCCAAAGGTTGGAATTATTATAGCAAAGTGATACTTAAGTATAACAACCAAATTATTTGTGAATAA